The following coding sequences lie in one Lolium perenne isolate Kyuss_39 chromosome 2, Kyuss_2.0, whole genome shotgun sequence genomic window:
- the LOC127335029 gene encoding deoxymugineic acid synthase 1-D, whose product MALTTAVPEVVLRSGNARPMPAIGMGTAKFPVVHETTRDAVLAAVEVGFRHFDTASLYGTELPLGDAIAEAVHRGLVASREEVFITSKLWCTQCHPHLVLPSLRESLQNLQMEYMDLYLIHWPVCMKPGPGVFPAKREDAVPFDFEGVWREMEECHRLGLAKAIGVSNFTTWHLDKIMAAATVPPAVNQVELNPLWQQRKLRKYCTEKGIHVAAYSPLGGQNWSGEGNAVLESGVLAEIAKARGKSVAQVALRWIYEQGLTPIVKSFSKERLKQNIQIFDWELTEDDLIKIGQIPQKKIVTATNVIFSPEGKFTSVDLSDIEIVEE is encoded by the exons ATGGCATTGACAACGGCGGTGCCGGAGGTGGTGCTCAGGTCCGGAAACGCCAGACCTATGCCGGCGATCGGCATGGGCACGGCCAAGTTCCCGGTCGTCCATGAGACCACCAGGGACGCCGTGCTTGCGGCCGTGGAGGTCGGCTTCCGCCATTTCGACACTGCTTCCCTGTACGGAACGGAGCTGCCGCTAGGCGATGCTATCGCGGAGGCTGTGCACCGCGGCCTTGTGGCATCCCGGGAAGAGGTGTTCATCACATCCAAGCTCTGGTGCACGCAGTGCCACCCGCACCTCGTTCTCCCGTCCCTCCGGGAAAGCCTCCA GAACCTGCAAATGGAGTATATGGACCTGTACCTGATCCACTGGCCGGTCTGCATGAAGCCCGGGCCAGGGGTGTTCCCGGCCAAGCGGGAGGACGCCGTGCCGTTCGACTTCGAGGGCGTGTGGCGGGAGATGGAGGAGTGCCACCGCCTGGGGCTCGCCAAAGCCATCGGCGTCAGCAACTTCACCACCTGGCACCTCGACAAGATCATGGCGGCCGCCACTGTCCCACCTGCAGTCAACCAG GTCGAACTGAACCCTCtctggcaacagaggaagctgagGAAGTACTGCACAGAGAAGGGCATCCACGTCGCGGCGTACTCGCCGTTGGGTGGGCAGAACTGGTCTGGAGAGGGCAACGCCGTGCTGGAATCAGGGGTGCTGGCCGAGATCGCCAAGGCTAGAGGAAAGAGCGTCGCACAG GTAGCATTGAGGTGGATTTATGAGCAAGGACTGACCCCAATCGTCAAAAGCTTCAGCAAGGAGAGGCTCAAGCAAAACATTCAGATATTCGACTGGGAGCTGACTGAAGACGATCTCATCAAGATCGGCCAGATTCCACAGAAGAAGATTGTCACAGCTACTAACGTGATTTTTTCGCCAGAGGGGAAGTTCACGTCAGTTGATCTTTCAGACATTGAGATTGTAGAAGAATAG